CGCGCGCGCCACGCGCGGCGTGACCCGGCCGCTCGCGTGGATCGATCGGATGCTGCACTGGTGGCGCCAGACGCCGCCGCTGCTCCGGATCGCCTTCGTGCCTTTGGCCGGGGCGTTGGGTCGCGTGCTGCTCCCGCGTCATCGCACGCTCGGCCGCCTGCTCCGCTGGGGCCCGGCCGTGCTGTCCGGGCTGCGACATTTCCTCCGGCCCAGCGACCGCGCGGCGTGAACCTCCGCGGTCGCGCCGCACGCGCTGGACCATGATGACGCTGCTTCTCATCGGTTACTTCGCGACTTGGGGCTTCATTCCCCACTTGCTGCTGCGCCAGAAGCGTCCAGCGGCCACGCTGGCCTGGTTGTGGGCCATCCTTTTCATCCCGTTCCTCGGAGCCTTCGCGTATTTCGCCATCGGCACGGATCGCTTGCATCGCCATCGGCTCAAGCGCCGGAGTTTCTTCTCCGCCCGCGCAACGCGCCAGGCTGCGCCGGCCAGCGCCACCGACGAAGCCACCGCCGCGCTACTGCAGACCCTGCCGCGCCGGGATCGGCAATTCCTCCAACTGTTGTCGCGAATCAATCAGCTGCCCGCCAGCTCCACCACCAGCCTGCGACTGCTGTGCGACGCCGCGGAATTTTATCCGGCACTAGAGCAACGAATCCGCGAAGCCCGGCACCACATCCACCTTGAGTTCTACATCTGGGAGGCGGATGAGACCGGCGAACGCTTTCTGCGCTTGCTGGCGGAAGCCGCCCGACGCGGCGTGATCGTGCGCCTGCTCCTCGATGGCGTCGGATCGCACGGCCTGCCGCAGGAGCAGCTCGCGGACTACGAGGACGCCGGAGGGAATTTCTCGTGGTTCCAAAGTCTCGCACCCCTGCGCATGCGTTTTTTCATGAACCTGCGCAATCACCGCAAACTGCAGATCATCGACGGTCGCATCGCCTTCGTCGGCGGCATGAACATCGGTCGAGAACACGAGGCCGTCGATCCGGTGCTGGGGAGCTGGCGCGACGTGCAGGTGGAAGCGTGCGGCGCCATCGTCGGCGAATTGCAGGAGGTGTTCGCCGACGACTGGTTCTTCGCCACCGGGGAGAAAATCTCCGAGGACTGCTACTACGCTCCGGCGTCCGAACCGCCGCGCGATGCAGCGCACATCGTCCTCGGCGGCCCTGACCGGCGCAACGAGCCGATCAACCGCTCCATCGTCAGTCTGCTCAACGAAGCAGGCGAACGAGTGTGGATCGCGACCGGCTATTTCGTGCCCGATGGAATTGTGCTTTCCGCCCTCGAACTGGCAGCCAGTCGCGGCGTCGACGTGCGACTTCTCATCTCGGGCCGGTCGGACCATCCCTGGCTCGTGACCGTCGGTCGCTCGTCCTACGAGCAACTGCTCGCCGCCGGCGTGCGCATCTTCGAATACTCCGCAGGCATCCATCACGCCAAGCTCGCGCTGGTCGATGAGCGCTGGGCAATGGTCGGCTCGGCCAATCTCGACTACCGATCGATGCGGCTGAACTTTGAACTCAACCTCCTCGTGCACTCGCACGAGCGCAATGCGGAGCTGGCTGGCATCTTCGAGCGCGACTTTCGCCTCAGTCGGGAAATCGACCCCGCGGCGTTCTCGCGCCGTCCGTTCCGGCAGCGCCTTGCCGAAGCGGCGCTCCGCCCCTTTTCACCCGTGTTGTGAAACGCGCCGCCGGCTTCGCGGCGCCGCACCGCGACCACGAGCCAGCTGCATGCTCGCTCACGTGCGGGTGGCGCGCACGACCGCGGCATCACCGGACAGGCCGACCCGATCTCCGCCGGGCAATTGTCGGCGCGGCAGCCGTCTCCGCCAACCATTGCCGGACCCGCGCCTCGATCTGCCGCGCGGTCATCTTGTCCGCGCTCTCGAAGCTGACGGTGCGTGGATCGTGTTTCAGGAGAGCGAGCCGCGTCCGCAATTCGCCCTTGGCCTCGCCGGGACCGAAAATCAGGACGGCTTGCGCGCCGCGAATGCACGCGATGACGGCGTCGTAGTAGACGTTGAGCTGGCTCGTGAGGCGTCGCTCGCGGCTGTCGTCCGCCGGCACCAACTGCGGCTCAAAGCGAGTGGTCGAGCGAAGACCGCTCAACCGTCCCGGCTGTTTGTCGACGTGCGAAAGCACCAGAGTCGTGCTCGTCCCGATGTCCGCCACAAAGACTATCGCGGCTCTCCGCCGATCGATCCAGACGCCGACGCCGATCTTGGAGCCGACTTCCACGGGGGAAGTCGTTCGTGGATTCCGCCGTCGAAGTGAGGCCGGAGCGGCTGCGCGCAGCGGCTTCCGGGAAGCAGGTAGCGTTGTCATGTTGTGCCTTGGTTGATGGTGGTTTCTCCCACGTCGCGAGATCGTTCACCCAACGAATCCCTCTTGGATAACCATACACCGTTCCCTCGCGAACGCGACTGCCGTGCATCGCAGGTCGGAGCTGCAACCAATCCCCTGCGCGATCGCTGAAATAAAATCGGCTCAAGCTGTTCGCCGGGCAACCGGATGTCCGAGCCGGGTGCGCAGTCTTCGTGTTTTGCGCGGAACTGAATTGAGTTGGATCGTGAAACCCCCTGCGTCCGCCGTGTCAGTCGTCACGCCTTTGAAATCCAGCGAGGGCGTGAAAACGAGAAAGCCAACCTCGCTGCGTCCTCCGGCCCGGCTCCTGCGGGCGACTCGGATCTCGATGGACCGGCCGCGCGACCTCTGCCCCTGATCCAATGAAAACCACCGCCAAATCAGGATTGAGCTTCACCGCGCCGGGCGCTCGCTCGCGTCCCACCGCTGGCTTTGCGAGCCTGATCGAAGCCGAGCGCGACCTGCAGAATTTCATCCGGGATTGCATTTCACTCCTGAAGGGAAGCGACGCCTCTGCCCTCACGAACATTCTGAGGCGCCAGGAAGACCGAAGCGGATCGGTCGTTACTCTGCTGGAAAGACGCTGCCTGCTGTTCCCCCATCCGCTGCGCTTCCTCACGCTCTTCTTCAGCGCTCCGTCATCGGCGGCAGTTTCACCGCACCCCACCACCAAGCCCGAGGGAATGCTGACTCAATTGCGGACGTTCCACGAGGCACTCGCCCGGCGGATCGATGCGCTCCTGCCCAAAACGGCGACCAACTTTCACGCCCGGATGCATCTGGAGGAAGCCTCTCAGGCTCATCGTGAGATGGCCCAAAATCTCATCGCTGCGTCCATGACGCGTGAAGTAGCCCATGGACCGAAGCCCGCGCTACCGACACCTGCTTTGGCGCGCTGGGAGAGCGAAGGCGGCGCACTGCGCGCCGACTCTCTCTCCGTCAGACCATGAATCGTCCCGCGTTCTTGGTCCGGTGTGCGCCCCGCGCGCGAAAAGCTTCGAGTGAAGCCATACCCAGCCATCACTGGTTGCCGGGCGGACAAACAACAAGCCCCGGAAACCATTGGTTTGCCGGGGCTTGAAAGTGGCGCAGCCGTAGGGAGTCGAACCCCAAACCTTCTGATCCGTAGTCAGATGCTCTATCCAATTGAGCTACGGCTGCGTAACAGAGCGGCGAACTAAGCGAACTTCGCCACCGGGCGGCAAGCAGAATTTTTCTGAGAACCTCACGGCGCGATCCGCCAGTCGAGCAACTCGATCTGCAGCTGCTTGCGGCCGGCGTAGAAATTCCAGTTCAGCTGCACCGCGAGTTCGAGCGGCTGGCCGACGGGCGGCAGTTTCTCCGCCAGTTTCCACGCCACGCCGCTGAGGCGCCGACCGCGCGTGTCCTCGGCGGTGAACCGGAAATGCTGCTCCTTGAAAACCTCCGGCCGCGTGCGCAGGCGCAAGCCCCGCACGCCGAAAATCGGCTCCGGATTGCCTTGGCCGAACGGATGCAGCTGGTCGAGTTCGTCCATGAGCCGCTCGGTGACCTGCTGCCCGTCGAGCCAACCGGCGAGTTCGATCACGGGCTCGCACGCGTCGAGGCCGCGGCGCTCGCGGATGACGGCGTTGAACTGCGTGCGAAATTCCTCGAGGCGCGTCTTGCGCAACGAAACGCCGACCGCCATCGGATGACCGCCCCAGCTTTCGAGGTGCGACTGGCAGCCGCTGAGCAACTCCACGAGATTCACGCCGGTCACGCCGCGACCGGAGCCCTTGGCGAGATCGCCTTCGTTGCCGAGCACGATGGCGGGACGGTTGAACTTGCGCGAAATCCGCCCGGCCACGATGCCGACCACGCCGGGGTGCCAGCCTTCGTCGAAGAGCACGAAGCCGCACGCATCGGCGAACTGCTTCTCCACGTAAGCCTCCGCCTGTTCGGTGATGAGTCGCTCGATTTCCTGCCGCTCCTTGTTGAGATCGTCGAGTTGCTTCGCGATGTCGCGACAGAAGACCGGATCGCCGCTGAGCAACAAATCCACGGAGAGCGACGCGTCGGCGAGGCGTCCACTGGCGTTGATGCGCGGCCCGAGGCGGAAGGAAATGTCGACGGGCGTGAGACCGTTTTCAGGCTTCAGGCCCGCCACGGACATCAGCGCGCACAAGCCCGGACGCTGCGTGCCCGCGAGCACCTGCAGGCCGTGCTTGGCGAAAATGCGGTTCTCGCCCGCGAGCGGGACGAGGTCGGCGATCGTGCCCATCGCGACGAGG
This region of Opitutia bacterium genomic DNA includes:
- the cls gene encoding cardiolipin synthase, which encodes MMTLLLIGYFATWGFIPHLLLRQKRPAATLAWLWAILFIPFLGAFAYFAIGTDRLHRHRLKRRSFFSARATRQAAPASATDEATAALLQTLPRRDRQFLQLLSRINQLPASSTTSLRLLCDAAEFYPALEQRIREARHHIHLEFYIWEADETGERFLRLLAEAARRGVIVRLLLDGVGSHGLPQEQLADYEDAGGNFSWFQSLAPLRMRFFMNLRNHRKLQIIDGRIAFVGGMNIGREHEAVDPVLGSWRDVQVEACGAIVGELQEVFADDWFFATGEKISEDCYYAPASEPPRDAAHIVLGGPDRRNEPINRSIVSLLNEAGERVWIATGYFVPDGIVLSALELAASRGVDVRLLISGRSDHPWLVTVGRSSYEQLLAAGVRIFEYSAGIHHAKLALVDERWAMVGSANLDYRSMRLNFELNLLVHSHERNAELAGIFERDFRLSREIDPAAFSRRPFRQRLAEAALRPFSPVL
- the recJ gene encoding single-stranded-DNA-specific exonuclease RecJ encodes the protein MRWNYTPVHAESVAALARQLGTSEIVAELLVRVGHLEPEPATRFLQPALATLADPFLVANLDASVARIIRAIERRENVMVLGDYDVDGVSSTALLVDVLRRLGLQPRYVVPRRLEEGYGLTRNAIDRALETAKPDLFIALDCGTNSHEEVTHLRTLGVDVIVVDHHRSKETPTFDALLINPHVHAAEGDHAWRHCCTVGLVFKLLHGLLKSLRAQNYPGVMEIRLRDYLDLVAMGTIADLVPLAGENRIFAKHGLQVLAGTQRPGLCALMSVAGLKPENGLTPVDISFRLGPRINASGRLADASLSVDLLLSGDPVFCRDIAKQLDDLNKERQEIERLITEQAEAYVEKQFADACGFVLFDEGWHPGVVGIVAGRISRKFNRPAIVLGNEGDLAKGSGRGVTGVNLVELLSGCQSHLESWGGHPMAVGVSLRKTRLEEFRTQFNAVIRERRGLDACEPVIELAGWLDGQQVTERLMDELDQLHPFGQGNPEPIFGVRGLRLRTRPEVFKEQHFRFTAEDTRGRRLSGVAWKLAEKLPPVGQPLELAVQLNWNFYAGRKQLQIELLDWRIAP